From the Kogia breviceps isolate mKogBre1 chromosome 15, mKogBre1 haplotype 1, whole genome shotgun sequence genome, one window contains:
- the DDT gene encoding D-dopachrome decarboxylase: MPFVELDTNLPAGRLPAGLEKRLCAATAAILGKPEDRVNVTVRPGLAMAMNGSAEPGAQLLVSSIGVVGTAEENRGHSARLFEFLTKELDLAQDRIIIRFLPLEPWQIGKKGTVMTFL; the protein is encoded by the exons ATGCCGTTCGTTGAGCTGGACACGAACTTGCCCGCCGGCCGTCTGCCCGCGGGACTTGAGAAGCGGCTCTGCGCGGCCACTGCCGCCATCCTGGGCAAGCCTGAGGAT CGCGTGAACGTGACTGTGCGGCCCGGCCTGGCCATGGCGATGAACGGCTCGGCGGAGCCCGGCGCGCAGCTGCTCGTCTCCTCCATAGGTGTGGTGGGCACGGCCGAGGAGAACCGCGGCCACAGTGCCCGCCTCTTCGAGTTTCTCACCAAGGAGCTGGACCTGGCCCAGGACCG GATAATTATCCGCTTTCTCCCCTTGGAGCCCTGGCAGATCGGCAAGAAGGGGACAGTCATGACCTTTTTATGA